The region GTAAACCGTACCGCCGCTGAACGGTTCCCGTTCCATAAAGGCGATTGTCCTCGCTTCGCTGCGCTGCCCGCGCTCACCGACATCCTGTTCGGCCTCTTCGGTATAACGCTTGTTCCCGGTCCGGTAAAAGGGATCTTTATATCCCCGGTGAAAATATTCCAGCTCAGTCGTCTCCAGGCCTTGATAGAACTGGCGGTTAGGAACATTATTCGGTCTTGTCGCCCGGAAACTGGTCTCAACGTACATTCCCGCGTCCAACATATTTTGTTCGCCGATCATAAACCCCTGCGGACATATTTCCTGCGGATTGGCAAGCGCCACCGCCGCACTTAGCGCCACAACGGCGACCGTTACGATAAACGATGCGCCGATTTTTTTCAGCATACAAATCCCTCCGTTTTCTGCTTTTCATCAAGCACCGTCAGTTGGCGAGCAAGCTTTTCAGGGCAGTCCAGTCAATCTGACGCAAAACCGTTTGGACCCGCGCGGGGTCAGCACGCACGATAACGACAACTGACTGGATTCGGGTCGGGGGCAGACCTAATTTCAGGTCAGGCGTTTGCCCGATGTATTGACTTACGCCGTCCTCCCAAAAGCTGCCTAAAAACACGTACGTGCAGCCTTCCTGCCAGCCTTGTTCGCGAAAAAACTCGCCTTCGGTCCGCAAAGCCCACGCCCCGGCAACCGGCGGATCGGCCGCAGCCGCCGTCGCGGGCAGCGAAATATGGGTGTTGACCCACACGTCTATCGCCAGCGTGGTATCGTGCGGCCTGTTCTGGATGCTGATTTCGTCTTCCTGTTGGGCCCGGGCGTTATTTATTGCCTCCATCCTTTGGCTTACTTTATCCAACTCTTCGCTAAGCTGCCGAACGCCGGCCTCGTCGCCCCGCTCGACGGCTTTGCCCAGTTCCGCGCTTATCCGTTCCAGAGCCTTAAGCAGTTTATCCTGCTCGGGATTGGGTTTTTGGCTATTGTCACCCAGCTTCCGTGCGGCGGCATCCTGCGCCTCTTTTTCCCGGGCGGCGTCCTTCCAGGCGATATGATAATCCGCCCCCAGATAATAGCCTTGATCCACAGACGGCGACACCCATTTAAGTTCTTCAATTTTTGTCTTTTCCACCAGGCTCCAGCCCGGTGGTCCGGCGGGAAGCGCCCTGGCCGCCGTATTCATGACACGCGCGTAATAATCCTTTTCCGCCGTAGTTGCCGGCCGGTTTCCGCCGTCGGCACAGGCCACGGCACAGAGCCCGGCAAGGCAAACGGTCAGCATAAATATTACGTACAGCCTTAAACCGGCCAGCCCCTTCTTTTTGGCCACTATCGTCACCCGATAATCCTCCCGGTTCACCCTATCTCTTCACCAGTTCCACGCGGCGGTTTTTCGCCCGTCCCTCATCAGTCGCATTATCGGCAACCGGTTTTTCCTGACCATACCCCACCGCTTGGAGACGATCGGCGGCAATGCCCTTTTGCACCAGGGCGTCCATTACCGCGTTGGCGCGCTGTTCCGACAGCGTCTTGTTGCCGGCTGCGTCGCCGACATTATCGGTATGCCCTTCGATAATCAGCCGCAGACCGGGGTTTTGAGTCAGCAAGACGGCTATCTCATCAATAACGGACTGATGTTCCGGCTTAACAGCCGCTTTGCCTGTATCGAAGTTTATATACAGCGGCACATGTCCGTTATTATTCAGCGCGGTAAGCAGATCACTGGCTTTGACGTCCTGACGCAGCGCCTCTTTGGCAACGATGGTCACGCGGTATTCTCCGCTAGTCGCCACCACGACCTCCAACCAGACTTGCTTGCCGCCGCTCTGCATCCTGGCGGTAAGAATCCGCTCGTCGGCTTCCTGGTACAGCACCTTTCCGCCCTTGCTGACCGCCGCGTTAGCATAGTTGCGGATTATTTGTATGGCGGACGGCGGGTTGTTCTCGTCTTTGGGGGCATATTCGACTATATATTTTTTGCCCTCGACCTTGACTTCATTATCCGGAATGACGAAGGTATGGGAATCGTACTCCTGCTGTGAACTTTCGGCAACATAATAGTTAGGCATCCGGGAAAAATAAGGCGCGTCTTTTCCGTTATCCTGGTTTGCGAAAGCTACCGCCATCGGGAATAACGCCGCCAGGAGCACAAGCAAAACTTTCCTTAATATCATCCTACTTTCCCCTTTCAAAAAAAGTATTCTTAAAAGTTACCAACATTTTAAGAATACCAGGTTATTTCCGGGAGCAATTTTTCATTATTGCCGTATGTTTTATTGATATTGTCCTATTGCGCACCCTACGATCGTTTTCGGTACTCCAGCGGCGAAACGCCTATTTTCCGCTTGAATACCGTAGAAAAATGACTGGAATTACCAAACCCGCAAAGATAAGCAATCTCGGTTATCGATTTGCCGCCTGCTTTTAGCAGGCGGCAAGCCTCTCTAATCTTGATCTCCATCAAAAACTCGTACGGAGTCTTTCCGGTCTGCGCTTTGAATATCCGGATGAAATAATACGGGCTGAAGTTCGCCATCCGGGACACTTCGTCCAGCGAATACTCCTGGTTATGGTTTTCCTGAAGAAAAGCGATTACGCGGTTGATGCTATCCCGTTCATAATAGGTGCGCCGGTTCTCCGACGACGGTAAATTGTGTTTGATCTTGCGGAACAGTTCCACTATCAGTTGGACGCACAGACTTTCAATAACAAACTGATAACCCAGTTGTTTACTGTTTGTTTCCGTAATGATCGACTGCATAATAGCTCTTAGTTCATAATCATAAAAAAACTGTTCGTAATCGAAACATATCCCCGGCTTGCCGTATGTCTGGCGAGCCATTTCCTGCAAATACAGCCGATCCACCTGTATTGCGCAAAAGGTCGCCGCACTCAGCGGAACAACGTTTTTATGTTCCTGATCCGGATTGATGGCGATCATTTTGTGGATCTCGATGTTCTTCTGCTTTTTCTCCACTTGGAATAAGGGCGGGGCCGAAAACGCGACATCAAACTCATAGCTGCTGTGAGCATGACTCCAGACAGGTATTTCGGTCGGTTCTTTGCATACGAAAACCCCGACCTTTTCACTACAAAAAATATCGAAGTTGTCCATCGGAGGGTATGGCCCGTCGCCAAGCAAATGCTTGTATCGTTCTGGCATGCACTTCACCCGCGCAATCGTAACTATATTTATTAGTTTCGTTTATCTTTACTTGTTTCCTTTCATAATCCTGAATTTAGCAAACCATTGATAGTGCCCCGCTGTTCTGCATCATTTGCAAAGTGGGCGTTATAAAGAAAAAAGACTTCGGAGGTAGTCCTCCGAAGCCTTGATACATCTGGTGGAGACGAGGGGGATCGAACCCCTGACCTCTTGAATGCGAGCCAAGCGCTCTCCCATCTGAGCTACGCCCCCATGTGCCAAAACAGTCTAGTAGTATTGTATAACAGCGCGCGCCAATTTGCAAGCCAAACCTATTCTGTCAACTCGGCCAGCGCTTTCTCTTCTGCCGGGATGCGCACGGCCAGGAGAAGCCAAGCGTTCATAAGGCCGGCCGCCAGCGCCGTTAGCCAGGCGCCGAAGATGAGCGGCCCGCACAAAAGCTCGACCGTCACCGCCAGGTAGTTCGGATGCCGCAGATAACGGTAAGGGCCGCGTCGGACGGGCGGGATGCCCGGCAGGACGAGAATGCGGGTGTTCCAGCGGTGGCCGAGGCTGACGATGCACCAGTAGCGCAGAATCTGGGCGGTAAGAAAAAGGGCGGTCCACAGCGGCCAAAGGACGCTGGGGCCGCCGCCGCGCATGAGCGCCTCCGCCAGCCAGCCGGCCAGCCAGCCGGCATGGAGGGCGACGAACAGCGGATAGTGCCCGGCGCCATGTTCGCGGGCGCCCCGGGCGAGCAGCCAACGTCGGTTGCGGCACGCCAGGACGAGCTCGGCGAGGCGTTGGACGGCAACCGCGGTCACCGCTGCCGTCAGCCAGCCTACCACCGGAACAGCACCTGCTCGGCGCTGAACCCCGGCCCCAGGGCGAGCATAGCGCCATAGCGGCCCGCCGGCGGCGTCTCGCGCATAAACCGCTCCAGCACGAACAGCACCGAGGCGCTGGACATGTTGCCGTAGTCGGCCAGAACCTCGTAGGCCGCCGTAAGCGCCGCCGCCGGCAGACCGAGGCTGTCGGCGTACGCGTCGAGCACTTTGGCGCCGCCGGGATGGACGACAAAGTGGACGATATCTTCCGGCGCCAGCCCCCACTCGCGGCAGGCCGCGGCCGCCAGCCCGGGCAGGTAACGACGGATAAAGGCCGGGATGTCGCGGGAAAACCTCACCTTCAGGCCGGTGTCGATCAAATCCCAGCCCATGATGTCCTCGGTGTCGGCGAACAGGGTGCTGCGGGCGCCCAGCAGCTCAGGCCCCTCACCGTCGGCTGTTATCACGGCGGCAGCCGCGCCGTCTGCGAAGATGCCCGCCCCCACCAGGTTGGATTTGGAAAAGTCGTTGCGCTGGAAGGTGAGGCTGCAAAGTTCGGCCGCCACCAGCAGTACGGCGCGGCCGGGCACACCCGCGGCCAGTTCCGCTCCCCGCGCCAGCCCGGTGACACCGCCGGCGCAGCCCAGGCCCCACACCGGCAGGCGGGCGGCGTTGGGCGAGATGCCCAGCCGCTGGATAAGTTTGGCGTCTAGAGTCGGCGTGGTAATGCCGGTGGACGAGACAAAAATCACCAACCCCACATCGGCGGCCGCGACGCCGGCGCGTTCGAGTGCCTGCGCCGCGGCCGCGACAGCCATCTCCAGGGCGATTTCCCCGAAGAGAAGATTGGCTTCCGCGAAGGAGTGCTCGGCCGCGTACCAGGCGAGCGGCTGAGCAAGGTGCCGTTTGGCGATGCAGGCGTTGTCGAATACCGGCAGCAGGCGTTCAAGGTGGTCGAGCTTCTCCTGAAAAAGGAAGGCGGCGAATTCCTTGACGTCCTGCTGCCGGACGGCATAAGGCGGTACAGCCAGCCCCACCGCCCGCACCCTCGGTCCGGACATGAAACCACCCCTTCTCATAATCGTTATCATACACTATGAGCAGGGGTGGTAAAAAATTACTCTGCGAGAGTAGCGGCTGCTTCGGCGGCAGGCAGTTCCTGGACCGTCTTCAGCTTGCGTTCGATGGTGCGGGACTTCTGGGCCGCCGTCTCGATGGAGTTTGAGGCTTCCTGAAGCTTTTTCTGCGTCTTCTCCAGCATCTCGCCGAAGCGGCCAAACTCGGTCTTTACCGCCCCCAGCAGCGCCCACACCTCGCTGGAGCGTTTCTCCACCGCCAGCGTCCTGAAGCCCATCTGCAGGCTGCTCAGCAGCGCCGTCAGCGTCGTCGGGCCGGTTATCACCACCCGGTAGTCGCGCTGCAGCATATCGCAAAGGCCGGGCCGCCGCAGCACCTCGGCGAACAGGCCTTCCGCCGGCAGGAAGAGGATGGCGAAATCGGTGGTATGGGGCGGGTCGATATATTTCTCCCGGATGGCCTTGGCCTCAGCCTTGATTCTGACTTCCAGGCTGCGGGCAGCGTCTTCCGCGGCGAGCGGGTTGGCCTGCTCCTGCGCGTCGAGGAGGCGTTGGTAGTCCTCCTGGGGAAATTTGGCGTCGATGGGCAGCCACACCGTCCCCTCGTCCTTGTCCCGCCCCGGCAGGCGAATGGCGAATTCCACCCGTTCGGCGCTGCCCGGCTTCGTGGCCACATTGCGGGCATACTGCTCCACGGTCAGCACCTGCTCCAGCAGGCTCGCCAAATGGATCTCCCCCCAAATGCCGCGGGTTTTGACATTGGTAAGCACGCGTTTTAGGTCGCCCACGCCGGACGCCAGCGACTGCATTTCGCCCAGCCCCTTGTGAACAAGTTCGAGCCGTTCGCTCACCAGGCGGAAGGACTCGCCCAGACGTTTTTCGAGAGTGGCGTGCAGCTTTTCGTCAACCGTCGTCCGCATCTCCTCCAACTGCCGGTTGTTATCCGCCTGCAGCAGCTTTAACCGCTCCTCCACCGTCTCCCGCAGCCGCTCCAGTTTGTGTTCGTTGCTTTGGGTCAGCGCCAGGAGTTGGCGGGAAAAAGCGTCCATCTGCGCAGTCTGGAGGGTGGCGATATCCGCCATGCGGGCCTGCACCGAGTCGCCGAATTGCCGCAGAGCCTCGCCGTTCTCCCGCCGGCTGAGAGCAATCTCCTCTTTCACCGCCCGTTCCAGCCGCTCCTGCCCCTCCCGGCCGCTGCCGCCGCGGGCCAGCCCGAAGGCCAGCAGAGCGAGCGCGGCGATGTTGAGCCCCAGAGAAATAAGCAGCAGTTTTTCCAGCATAGGTTATCCTCCAAACATTTGTTCTAGTATTATTCCTCTTCCACAGCCGCTTTTCCTCCAGCAGCGGAAACAAAAAAGCTTGCAGCTTTGCTGCAAGCCTTCGACAACCGTTATAATCCCATGGAAAACTTTTTGTAGCCCTCCGGCAGGTCGAACAGGGAGGGGTCCGGTTCGCCGGCCTTGACGTTGCGATATTCCTGCCACCACGAGCCGTCCTCGGCGGCCGTCTTGACGGGGAGCAGCGAGTCTTTCGCCAGCCATTGCAGGAAAGAGTGGCGCTTGCCGTCGGTCTGGACGGTGATGCGATACTTGTCGGCTACCATTCCGTTTACCGTTTCCGTACCTAGCAGCGTCCGCTCGACTTCGCCTGACAGTGTCTCGCTGCTGGGTACTACGTTCTCCGGCCGGAACTGCTGCTCCATATACATCTTCTCGGACGGCATCAGCAGCCAGACAACCTTTCTGTCCATCCGGGTAATGGTTGCCATCCCGGCTGTTTCAAAGCGCATTTTCTCCCCGGCGACATAGATCTTCCCCTGCATGGTCTGATTGCCATGGGCAGAGACGATATCGGCACTGAAACCTTGGGAAGCCAGCGCTACCGACATCGTCCCGCACAGCAGCGCCGCCGTCATAATCAAGCATGCCCAAAACCGAACTCTCATTTGATCATCCTCCCGCTGTAGTACTATAGATGGAAAAGTTCGGTAAAAAAGACCATTTCCCTGCCGCCGCCGCGGAAAATGCGCTGACTTGAGCTTGAGGCGGGATAGCCCGTCTGCCGCCGGCTTATATTAATCTCAAAGGAGGTCGTAAACCATGCCCGAGGAACGAACCATCATCGCCAGTTTCCCCTCCAGCAGCAAAGCGCGGACAACCGCGGACGCCCTCGCCGCCGCCGGACTCGCCGATGTTCACATCCGCCGGAACAGCCGCTATGGCGTCTCCCAAGACCCGTATATCAACGACCCCATTTCCCACCAAGCCGAATCCCTAGCCAGCCTCGTCCTTTTTTCCACAAACTCGCCCAACGACGAAAACCAGGCCACTAAGGTGCTGATGGACGCCGACCCCTCGGTGAGCGGCATGAGCGCCCGCGGCTACGGCATGGCAGGGGGCGCCGCCTTTACACTGGTGGCTTTTGTTCCCGAACCGCGGGTGGACGAGGCGGTTGGCATTATCAAGGCTAACGGCGGCGATGTTTAGGCGCGAGCCCGGACAGCGCGTCCGCACCAGTCGACGCTGAGAAACATAACTAGAGCAGGGGGTGTTTTCCATCAATAAACCATCGATCAACCAAGACTACGGGCCCAACAATCCTGAACCGCTGGCCATGAAAGACTCGGCCATGGTGCGCGACCCTGTACGGGATTCCCTGCACGCCGCGCTTGAATACATCGACGGCCCTATGAACGCAACGACACCCGAGTCCTGATAACGTGGGCGGGCGGAAGGGGGCGCCACCGCCGCCCTCCCTTTATCTTCTTCGACAAATCACGACAAAAAATTTCTGGAAAATAATTTCTTGCTGAGTAATCTTTTTAAGACAAATTTTGCAGGATTTATGACGATTTTGGCGAATAATAGCTCTTACCAACAAATAACTGCCACTACTCGGACAGAAGGAGGGAAGAAGGTGTACGAACCGGTCCGCGGCCCATCCAGGGTTGCCAGGCTTAAAAAACGTAAAGACGGCGGCAAGCTCCGCTTCTGCGGCAAAGCGGTTTTCAGCCTGACGGTCGCCCTCGTTCTGACACTGATGATTCCTGCCGTCCCCGACCTTCACAACCCCTTCGCCCCCGGAATTTTTTCCGCATCAGGCCACCAACAGCCGCCGCCATCGCCGCCGAAGACCGAATACGCGATCGTGTACATAAGCGGCGCCGTCACCAACCCCGGAGTGGTAAAGGTCCCGGTCGGAACCACGACGGGCGATATCGTCAAACTGGCAGGCGGATTAGCCGCCGGAGCCGACAACGGCAAGCTCGAACTGATGAAACCCGTCCAAGACGGAATGCACATCCATATCAATAAGACGACAACTCCAGCCAAAGCTGCTTTAACTCAGGCAAAGAAAAGATAAGAACGGATAGGCGTTGAGCCGATCCGTTCTTTTTTTCGGCTACAACCGCCCCGACAGCCACAGGAACTGGAGCGGATACACCACGAGCAAGTATACGGCGGTCGTGAGCACGAAGGAGGCCATGGTAATGTGAACGTTGAGACGGTGAAGCTTGACGGCGACAACCGACAGAATTGCGGTGGGGGTGCTGGCCGTAATCAGCAGAGTGTTGACCGCCACCGGGTCGCTGAGCACCAGCGAGCCGATGGCATACGACAGGACGGGTGTGATTACGAATTTGATGATATTCAGATCGAGGATGCTCAGCCAATACTGCCGCATTTCCCGGAAATCGACGGAGTAGCCCACCGGGATGAGCTGCATCCAGGCGCCGATATGGACGAGAGGATCGAAGACCGCGCCCGCCCACGCCGGCCTGGGGATACCGCTGTAATAAAGCCACGCACCGACCAATAGCCCGAGGGCGGGAAGTTGGTTGCGGCTAAAGATGACCGACGCCACCGAGATTCCCGCTCCCCCCCACCGGCCGCCCTGGGCGTACCAGCCGGCGAGCGGAAAGCAGAATAGGAAGAGGTACAGCGTGGCTAGCAGGGTGATCAGCTGCACGTAGGCAAAGCCGGTCTCGCCATAGATGATGAACGCCGACACTCCCCCGAGGGTTAGGGTGTTGGACATCATCGCCGACATGACATAACTGCCCTGGTCGAGGCTGCTGGCGTATTTGGCCTTGGCGCGGAAGAAAGCAAGCGCACCGGGAATTACGCTCAGCACAACCCCCAGAACGGGCAGCCAGATCAGTTCCGCGTCCAGCCGCGTAGCCCAGAAACCGAGAAACGCGAGGACGGGGTAGACAAACATGATTCCCCAGGTCATCATCCGCTGGAAGAATTCGTCGTCGAATTTCGTCTGCCGGCGGCACATGTAGCCGACCGCCAGCGGCAGCAGCAAATCGAAAAAGAAATATATTATTTTCGAGCCGATATCCATACGGGCGAAAAATCCCCTTCCCGGACCACCATGTTAACCCGTTCCCAGCGGTGAGCCGCCAGTCCCGGCGTGCGTCTAGCCTTCTCGTTCGCGCAGGCTGGCAATGATTTCTTCGATCTCCGCCCTGTGTTCGGGCGGCGCGTAGACCGCTCCCCAGCCCTTCTGGGTCTGGAACAGGCCGTCGTAGGCGACATCATGATACGACTTGAGGACATGAGGTATCCGGCGTTCGGCGAGAATCTCCCCCAACAATTGCGCCTCGAACTGGTTTTCAACGACTGCGATCTTCTCGTAGCTTTCCATCCGCCAACCCCCTTTGCGTATGGTTACATTATACCAGACCAGCGGCGGAAAAAAACCGGGCAAAGGAAAAGCCCGCCTGGATGGGCGGGCTTGGGGAGAGCGGCCGGACCGCTAAGCGAAGCTTGCCAACGGCCGACTAGTAGCGGCGGGCGCCGATATACCGCTCTGTGTAGTACGCCTCGTCGAGCTTTGAAACGGTAACCTTTTTAGCCCCCGAGCTGGCGTGGAGGAACTTGCCGTCGCCCATGTAGAAGCCGACATGGGAAGCGCCTGGCTTGTAGGTGGTGAAGAAGACCAGGTCGCCAGCCTGCAGCTTGTCCTTAGCGACCGGCGAACCGGCGGCGAATTGCTCGGCGGCGGTACGGGGAATAGTGACGCCGTTCTGCTTCATGACGTACTGCGTGAAGCCGGAGCAGTCAAAGCCTGCCGGAGTCTCACCGCCCCAGACGTACGGGACGCCCATATACTTCTGGCCTGTAGCGATGATCGCGTTAGGATTCGCGCTCGGTGCCGCCGGAGTCGTGCTGAGGCCGAGAACCTTGCCGATATCCGTGTCACTCCCGGAACCGCCCAGCAACTTACCGAACAGCAGCCCGAGCAGGATGTTGAACAGCCCGCTGCCGCCGCTATCACCGCCCAGCAGGTCGGAAAGCGCCGCGGCATGAACGACGGTAGCCGGGGCAAAGAGAGTGAAACTCATTGTCAGCAACAGGAGCAGGACAACGGAAAGCTTGTGACGGTGCATATCCCGACCCCTCTTTTCTATGCAAGATTAGACCGGCCGTGCCGGCAGCACTCATTATAGCACATGTAAATATATTATGTAAATCTATTCGCCACAAACAAAGCCCGCCTTCCGCCCAAGGGTAAAGCGGGCTTTGACACGCTCATTTGTACTTGCACGCCCGGCCGTTCAGAACGCCGCGGATGGGGTATTGTCAACGGCCGATTACGCCTGGAGGCAGCGGACGATTTTTTGCTCGGCATGCTCTCCCAACTGAATGCATTCGCCGTCAGATGTCCTGACAGTGAGCCGGTCCCACGAGATCCAGTCCATAAAGATCACTTCCGCCAGCCGGCCGTCGCTCAGTTCTACTGTCGTACCGACGAAGTAATCCTTGAGATTATTGAGGAAGATCGTGCACATCGAGGCGTCCAGCTTGTCGAACATATTCTCGAACAGTGTTTTGATGACATGGAAGGGGGTCATCTTCAAGCGGTAAATCCTGTCTGAGGTCATGGCGTCATATATGTCGCTGATGGCGATGATCCGGGCGCTCGGCAGAATGTTGCCCCCTCGCAGACCCCGCGGGTAGCCGCTGCCGTCGAGGCGTTCGTGATGCTGCCACACGCCGGCGAGAACGTCCCCGGCGAGCACCTTGGCCTTTTTCAGCATCTCGTAGCCGTATGCTGAGTGCTTCTGCATCACTTCCATCTCGGCCGGCGTAAGCTGGCCGGGCTTATTGAGGATTTCCAGCGGCACCATCGCCTTGCCGACATCGTGCAGCAGCCCGGCCAGCACCATGTCGCGCATACGTTCGCCGTCGTCTCCCAACCAGCGGCTCAGCACGCCGGAGATGATAGCCACGTTCACCGAATGCTGAAAGGTATAGTTGTCGACGTCGCGCAGCGAATGGAGGTACCCCAGCGCCCCGGGCGTCGCCGTCAGGGTAAGGAGGGCGTTTTCCGACAAGTGCTGCATCTTTTTCAGGGGCACTTCCTCAAAGTAGCGTATCTGGTCGAAGGCGTCCCTGACCATGGAGACGGTCTCTTCATACTTGGCGTTGAACAGCATGCGCTCCGACAGCCGTTTTTCCCTGACCTCATCGCCAACGGCTTCGTCTTCGAGGATAATCGCGCTGTCGAATCCCCACGCGGCCAGGAGCCTTATTGTCGCTTCGGTAAACACGGTACCGGCGCTGAGCATAACCTTGCCGTCGGCGGATAACGCATCCGTCCCGAGCACCATCCCCGGTTTGATCTCACCGACGACATATCTCCTATATTTAAGCGCCACAGGATAGCCCCCTGTTAATCGACTACTAGCATAATCTAATTTTAGTATATTTCTGACAATTGCCGGGCATATCCTTCTTCTTGATTACAAAATCGGCTATAAAATGCCACATTGCGACACCGGCTCAATCCGCAGCCGGCCCTCGCCGGTGCCTGGCGGCCAGGGCACGCAGCCGGGAGGCAAGGTCTCCCTCCCGGTAGCCGGCCGGGCAACGCCACTCCCAGTTGCCGCCGACCGTTCCCGGCCTGTTCATCCGGGCCGTCCCGTTAAGGCCGAGGATATCCTGCATCGGTACAATAACCAGTGCCGACCGGCAGCTATAGGCCAGCTCCACCATCCGCCAAGAAGCGTCACCCCGGCCGAGATAGCGGTCGACGCACGCCTGGCCGGCCGCATCGCCGCCGGCCAGCTCCTCGTGCCAACCGCGCACAGTGTCGTTGTCGTGGGTGCCGGTATAAACGACGGTGTCAGGGCCGCAGTTAAGCGGCGCAGGGTCGCCCTGCCCGTCGCAGGCGAAGGAGAACTGCAGCACCTTCATGCCGGGAAAGCCGCAGCGCCGCCGGAGAGCCACAACGTCCGGCGTTATCGTGCCGAGGTCCTCGGCAATAACCGGCAGCTTGCCGAGCCGCCGCTCCAGGGCTGCGAACAGGGAATATCCCGGGCCTTTGACCCACCTGCCCTGTTCGGCGGTAGCCGCCCCGGCCGGAACGGCCCAGCCGGCGGCGAAGCCCCGGAAGTGGTCGATGCGGACTACGTCCACCAGGTCAAGCGTGTTGGCGAGGCGATCTTGCCACCAGCGGTAATCCTCTTTGGCCATCTCGCGCCAGTCGTAGAGCGGGTTGCCCCATAGCTGCCCGGTAGCGCTGAAGTAGTCGGGCGGCACGCCGGCCACGGCCGTCGGGCTGCCGGCGGCGTCAAGGCGAAACAGGCGGCGGTTGGCCCACACGTCGCTCGAAGAATGGGCGACAAATATGGGCAGGTCGCCGATAATCCTCACGCCGCGCGCGCGGGCATGGCTCCTGAGCGCCCCCCATTGCCGCCGGAAGACATACTGCAGGAAAACGTGGTAGTCGATCTCCGCCGCCAGCAAGCAGGCGTAGCGGGTGAGCGCCGCCGCCTCGCGGCCGGCGATGTCGGCCGGCCAACGTTGCCAGCAGGCGTCGTCGAAATAGCCGGCCAGTGCCATATACAGAGCGTAGTCGTCCAGCCAGGCGGCGTTTGCACGGCGGAAAGAATCGTAGTCCTCGCCGGCGGCGAAGCGGCCGAAAGCCAA is a window of Selenomonadales bacterium 4137-cl DNA encoding:
- a CDS encoding HD-GYP domain-containing protein, whose translation is MALKYRRYVVGEIKPGMVLGTDALSADGKVMLSAGTVFTEATIRLLAAWGFDSAIILEDEAVGDEVREKRLSERMLFNAKYEETVSMVRDAFDQIRYFEEVPLKKMQHLSENALLTLTATPGALGYLHSLRDVDNYTFQHSVNVAIISGVLSRWLGDDGERMRDMVLAGLLHDVGKAMVPLEILNKPGQLTPAEMEVMQKHSAYGYEMLKKAKVLAGDVLAGVWQHHERLDGSGYPRGLRGGNILPSARIIAISDIYDAMTSDRIYRLKMTPFHVIKTLFENMFDKLDASMCTIFLNNLKDYFVGTTVELSDGRLAEVIFMDWISWDRLTVRTSDGECIQLGEHAEQKIVRCLQA